cctttCTGACATCCGATGAATCATTcaatgtgacacctaaaaattttcaattcgcgaactaaacacaccctaagctagctgctccgcgccgccgcgctctcaATTTTTCAATCTAACTACTAATGCTCTGCATGCACCGTGCGTGATGTGTGGCAGACGCGGTGGTGCAGCTGCAGTGCGCGGGGgacgccgtggcggcggtggcggcggggagcgcgACGACGGACGGCAAGGGGTGGTTCCGCATGGCGATgaacacgacggcggcgctgtCGAGCGTGGCCAGCGGCTGCTCGCTGGTGGTGACCACGCCGCTGGCGACGTGCGACGCGGCGCTCCCGGCGACGGGGACGCTCCAGTCCGGCCTCCGGCTCCTCGTCAGCATGGTCTTCTTCCCGCGTGGCTTCTCCTACGTCGTTTGATCTGTTCGTCTGGGTCCCATGGTCAATTGCTCTACGTGCAGTTAGTATCTACGCCTGAGAAATTATTAAACTCTTCTTCTCGTTTTTTATGTTACTCGAATGGTTATAaaaagaattgaaaaaaaacCAACATTTTTAGAACAATGGCCGTCTGGGTCACTCCTCGCTCGATTTTTTTAGAACAATCGTCGCTCGTGATTTGCGGCAACAATGTGAAGTGAACAGACGATGCCCCACTCCCAATTTTGCCCTCCCACCGTCAAAAGGTATCTGGTACCTGCTCCAGGAAGATGCGGTACTAGCAAGTACCAACCTTATCCAGCCGTTAGATCTTGTGTGATGGACGGTGAGGATTTGGTACCACCTCTTTTCAAGGACTGTAAAAACCTCTAGTGTTAATGGccggtgagaaaaaaaaaatctaatggaGCACATGCATGCTAGGACATAGTATACGGACGCTACACCGCTATCCAAATAGAAATTCACTCCAGACAGAGCTGGTTGAAATTTGCATGCGTACGTGCTCAATCCATACACACAAATTGTGCAAGAAATTTACCGGCTCCTCTAGTCTAGCCTGCCTATATATTGGCACCAGATAAAATTACTAATACACAAGAAGAACAGCTCTAAAAAT
The window above is part of the Oryza sativa Japonica Group chromosome 7, ASM3414082v1 genome. Proteins encoded here:
- the LOC4344264 gene encoding phylloplanin, with product MASKILLVVIGVAVVSVVASAAPPAQPPRIQADVVVMGYVPCNNGTSMKSGSAPGFPNAVVQLQCAGDAVAAVAAGSATTDGKGWFRMAMNTTAALSSVASGCSLVVTTPLATCDAALPATGTLQSGLRLLVSMVFFPRGFSYVV